GAAGGCGAGGTGGGACGCGAGCGGCTGCATGTTCGCCACGATCATCCGGAGTGGGAACATGTGCAGGCGCTGGCGGTCACGCTGACGGACGAGGAGCTGACCGACGCCGGTCTGCCGCTCACCGACATCGTATGGCGCCTCTTCCATGAAGAGGATGAGGTGCGCGTGACCGAGTCCACGCCGCTGGCCAAGGGGTGCCGGTGCGACATTGACCATATTCGCGGCGTCATAGGCCGATTTTCGGCGGAGGACCGTGCGGAAATGGCGGACGAGCGGGGTATCATCGGTGTCGATTGCGCATTTTGTTCGCGCATCTTTCCGCTGGCGGTGGACAGTTTCGCCTGAATGCGAAGGCGTCTGACACGCTAACGGCATTTGTAATTGGGGCAGCCTGACCCGTTCGCGCTATCAAATTGCCGCATTTATGCGTGATGGAGCATGGGATCGCTCGCGGCGAAGTTGCCGCACACCCTTTTGGCAGGATCGTACAGATATCATGGGCAAGGCAGGACTGCGGGCGTTGGGCGCTGCGGCAGCATTGATGATGGCGGGTTGGGCCGGCGCGGTGACGATGCCGCAGCTCGCAGCGCTGCGTGGGCTGGAAGCCGGCGAATGGGAATTGCGCGGCCGGGGCGAGGGCGCGGAGACGCGGAAGCTGTGCGTCGCCGACTTGCGCCAGTTGCTCCAGGTCCAGCATCCCGGTGCGCTCTGCCCCAGCTTCGTCGTCAGCGACAGCGCACATGCCGCCAGCGTGACCTACGATTGCGCGGCATCGGGCAATGGCCGCACCGACCTGCGTGTGGAAACCACGCGGCTGATCCAGATTCGCTCGCAGGGCGTATCGGGCGGGGCGCCCTTCGCCTTTGCGGTGGAGGGACGGCGCGTCGGCGCCTGTCCTTGACCATGGAGCGGCTGATGCTTGCCCAGATGCTTGCGCTGTGGCTTTTCGGGGGGTAGCGCGAACGCCATGGTTGCCAATCAAGGAAAATTCGCTGTCGTCCTGCTTTCGGGCGGACTGGATTCGATGGTCGCGGGCGGTCTGGCGCGCGAGGCCGGTTATCATGTCCTCGCTTTGTCGATCGACTATAACCAGCGTCACCGGGTCGAGCTGAACGCCGCCGCGCGCGTCGCCGAATCGCTCAACGCCATTCGGCATATCGTCCTGCCGCTCGACCTCACCGCCTTTGGCGGATCGGCCCTGACCGCCGATATCGCCGTGCCCAAGGGCGGCGTGGGCAAGGATATTCCGATCACCTATGTCCCCGCGCGCAACACCATCTTCCTGTCGCTGACGCTGGGTCTCGCCGAAGTGGCGGGGGCGAGCGACATCTTCATCGGCGTCAACGCGCTCGATTATTCGGGCTATCCCGATTGCCGGCCCGAATTCATCGACGCCTTCCAGACGATGGCCACGCTCGCCACCAAGGCGGGGGTCGAGGGTCATCCGATCCGCATCAAAACGCCGCTGCAATATATGAGCAAGGCCGACATTGCGCGCGAAGCCCATCGGTTGGGGCTGGATGCCGGGATTAGCTGGTCCTGCTATGATCCGACGCCCGACGGCAAGCATTGCGGCCTGTGCGACAGTTGCCGCCTGCGGTCCAAGGGGTTCGAGGAAGCGGGCCTGCCCGATCCCACCATCTATGCCGCGCGGCCCTGAAAGGCATAGTCGATGACTTATGCGGTCAAGGAAATGTTCCTGACCCTGCAGGGGGAAGGGGTGCAGGCGGGGCGTCGCGCCGTGTTCCTGCGCTTTGCCGGCTGCAATCTGTGGAGCGGGCGCGAGCAGGACCGGGCGAGCGCCATCTGCCAGTTCTGCGACACTGACTTCGTCGGAACGGACGGGCTTGGCGGCGGCAAGTTCGCCGATGCCGACGCGCTGGCCGACGCGGCGCTCGCCTTCTGGGGCGAGGACGGCGCGGGGCGCTATATCGTGCTGACCGGTGGCGAGCCGATGCTTCAGATCGACGATGCGCTGGTCGACGCGCTCCACGCGCGCGGCTTCACCATCGCGATCGAGAGCAATGGGACGCTGCCCGCCCATCCCGGCATCGACTGGGTCTGCATCAGCCCCAAGGCGGGCAGCGACGTGGTGCAGCGTTCGGGCAACGAACTGAAGCTGGTCTGGCCGCAGCCGGGCGGCGGGCACAGCCTGGCCGATGTCGACGCCATGTCCGGCTGGGCCTTCGACCATCATCTGGTCCAGCCGTTGGACGATGCCCATGCCGTCGACAATGCCCGCGCCGCGATCGCGCTGGTCATGGAGCGTCCGCAATGGCGCCTGACGCTGCAGGCGCATAAATATCTGGGATTGCGCTAGGCAAACGCGCGACACCGACGCGACAGGCCGAAGTACACAGTGTCGTTAAGCCAAAAAAATGGCCAATTGCGCCTGTAAAACGACAGAAACGCAACAGCGAGGCGACGGCAACGCGCCCATAACGCGACAGATATGCGCCACGGACGCGCCATCCACGCGACAGTGAGGCGACACCGGCGCGACAGGGGGAGCGGAAATAATAGCAGGATGCATTGATGGGAACCCATACCGACCTGTTCCCCGGCGAAGGCCGGGGTCCAGTTCCACGGGCTGAACTGGACCCCGGCCTTCGCCGGGGAACAGGCAGCCGATTTTAGGGAGTCATTCTCTCTTTGCAACTTGGCATAAGGTGTCGGATGCGGGTTCATCCGACAGGATAGATCAGAGAAAATCCTACATTGGAAGGGTTAGGGAGCGCAGCGAGCTTTTGCCTTATCCATCGGAAGAGCGCCACTAACGCGGCGTACCCACCCCCGGCCTTCGACAGAGTCACGTGCCTCTGTCGAACCTTGAAAGGGAGGGGAGAAAGAGGATCGCTAGCGGACCGGTCGAATCAGGGCTTCGCGCCGGTCTGTTCGTTCCAGGCCTGGCGGCAGGCGGGCTGCAATACGCCCTTCTTCCAGCATTTGGGAGCGAAGGAGGGCAGGGCGACGGCATAATCGTAACCGGGCGTGCCGTAAAATTGCTCGCCCGCCAGCACCAGCGACTTCTTGATCGACGCCAGCCCGGTGCGACCGACCTCGTTCAATGTGCCGCGATCGGCGAAGATCGCCTGCCGTCCGACTTCGGCGGCTTCCTGGCAGAAGCCCTTCTGCGCCTGCACGGTCGAATAGCCCGAATAGATGCGGGTATTATACATGTCCGACGCCGACTGGCCGGGCTTGCCCTTGCCCACGGTGCGCTGGAAATAGCCCAGCAGCGTGGCCTGCGCGGCATCCAGTTCGGCGTCATGATGCGCGATCATCGCGTTGTAATTGCCCACGGTCAGCAGGGTCGGTTCGAACTGGCACTGCAACGCCGCCACATTGAGCGCGGCGCGCATGTTCCAGGCGAGGCCGGCCTTGACCTCCGCCGCGGTCGCGCCGGGCAGGCCAAGCGCGGTGGTGGCGGCCTCGTCCGTCAGCGGCGGCGCGCTCATGTCGGGCGGCGACCAGTAGAATTGCGCGGCAGCAGGCTGGGCCGCGAAGGGGGCAGCGACGGCAATCGCCAGGCTGAGCAGCGCGCGGCGCGACGGCAAACGGACCTTCATCAACAAAACCCCTCAGGCAGGATGCACGCACCGGCGCATCCGATAGCTATTATGCGTTACGACTATATCGCCGCTGAACCGGCCCCCCATTGCTAGCGGACGATCTTATTGATCGGCAAGTACTTCGTCGTCCTGAGCGGGCGCTTTGTCGGCAGATTTGGGATTGGCGGGCTTGGCCGGCCTGGCGGCGTCGCTGCCGTTGGACGACGCATTGGCGTCCGGCAGGGCTATGGCGGTGCCTTCGCTCTGCACCCCGTCCAGGTCGGTCATGGCATCGGTGGCGGTGCCGTCCACCACCTCCATGTCCTTCATCTGCACGCTGTTGCCGCTCTTGTCACCGCCCCCGCAGGCGGCAAGAGGCAACAACGCGGCAATACAGATGGTCCTTGCAGTCAACCGCATCCGGGTCTCCTTGAAACGCAGTCAAAGCCCGGCAGCCCCCCGCCCGGCGAAAGGCGCGACACTAGCCGTCAGACCTGCATTGCTCAAGCCCCGCGCCGCAGCGGGACAAGCGGCTGAGGAAGGCGGGAAAGTGCGCCTTCAATGCCGTGTCGAGCGCGTGCATCGACGCATTTCCGCCCAATGCGGCGATGCTGGTCACGGGAAATTCGCTGATCCCGCACGGCACGATGCCGCCAAAATGGGACAGGTCGGGATCGACATTGATCGAAAAGCCGTGGAGCGTCACCCAACGCCGCACCCGGATGCCGAGCGCGCCGATCTTCGCCTCGCGCCCTTGGGGATCGTCGGTCCAGATGCCGATCCGGCCTTCCGCGCGCCGGGCCGGGACGCCAAGGTCGCCCAGCGCCGCGATCATCCAGCCTTCCAGATGATGGACGAAGTTGCGGACATCCTTGCCCCGTTCGCGCAAGTCGATGTTGAGATAGCCGATCCGCTGCCCCGGCCCATGATAGGTATAACGGCCACCGCGTCCGGCATCATGGACGGGAAAGCGCGGGTCAAGCAGTTCGGCGGGGGTCGCGCTGGTCCCGGCGGTGTAGAGCGGCGGATGCTCCAGCAGCCAGACCCGTTCCTGCGCCTCGCCCGCGAAGATGGCGGCGGCGCGCGCCTCCATCTCGGCCAGCGCAGGCGGATAGTCGACCAGCGCATCCTCGACGCGCCATTCGACGGCAGCGGGAAAGGACAGGGATTCAGCAGGGGGCGTAGACATGGACGCTTCCTTGACTTGGGGCGGGCGAGCGATCAAG
This genomic stretch from Sphingobium sp. BYY-5 harbors:
- the lipB gene encoding lipoyl(octanoyl) transferase LipB translates to MSTPPAESLSFPAAVEWRVEDALVDYPPALAEMEARAAAIFAGEAQERVWLLEHPPLYTAGTSATPAELLDPRFPVHDAGRGGRYTYHGPGQRIGYLNIDLRERGKDVRNFVHHLEGWMIAALGDLGVPARRAEGRIGIWTDDPQGREAKIGALGIRVRRWVTLHGFSINVDPDLSHFGGIVPCGISEFPVTSIAALGGNASMHALDTALKAHFPAFLSRLSRCGAGLEQCRSDG
- the queE gene encoding 7-carboxy-7-deazaguanine synthase, with the translated sequence MTYAVKEMFLTLQGEGVQAGRRAVFLRFAGCNLWSGREQDRASAICQFCDTDFVGTDGLGGGKFADADALADAALAFWGEDGAGRYIVLTGGEPMLQIDDALVDALHARGFTIAIESNGTLPAHPGIDWVCISPKAGSDVVQRSGNELKLVWPQPGGGHSLADVDAMSGWAFDHHLVQPLDDAHAVDNARAAIALVMERPQWRLTLQAHKYLGLR
- the queC gene encoding 7-cyano-7-deazaguanine synthase QueC, which translates into the protein MVANQGKFAVVLLSGGLDSMVAGGLAREAGYHVLALSIDYNQRHRVELNAAARVAESLNAIRHIVLPLDLTAFGGSALTADIAVPKGGVGKDIPITYVPARNTIFLSLTLGLAEVAGASDIFIGVNALDYSGYPDCRPEFIDAFQTMATLATKAGVEGHPIRIKTPLQYMSKADIAREAHRLGLDAGISWSCYDPTPDGKHCGLCDSCRLRSKGFEEAGLPDPTIYAARP